A stretch of Phycisphaerae bacterium DNA encodes these proteins:
- a CDS encoding Gfo/Idh/MocA family oxidoreductase — MNKTIRTAIIGFGAIGKAHAASLGRSADFALTVCADPNIEQLWAEGLDPSVHLYADAAGMLASEPLDAVIVASPHHLHHEHTLAALEAGCHVMVEKPMAI, encoded by the coding sequence ATGAATAAGACGATACGGACGGCAATCATCGGCTTCGGGGCGATCGGCAAGGCGCACGCGGCGAGTCTTGGCCGATCGGCTGACTTTGCCCTGACCGTCTGCGCCGATCCGAACATCGAGCAACTGTGGGCCGAAGGGCTCGACCCGTCCGTGCACCTGTACGCGGACGCCGCCGGGATGCTGGCCTCCGAACCGCTCGACGCGGTGATTGTGGCCAGCCCGCACCATCTGCACCACGAGCACACGCTGGCCGCTCTGGAGGCCGGCTGCCACGTGATGGTCGAAAAGCCGATGGCGATCG